In a genomic window of Pangasianodon hypophthalmus isolate fPanHyp1 chromosome 1, fPanHyp1.pri, whole genome shotgun sequence:
- the slc50a1 gene encoding sugar transporter SWEET1 yields the protein MDFLQLLSWACIVFTIGMFSTGLTDLKKMRATQSADNVQFLPFLTTCLNNLGWLYYGVLKKDGTVMFVNSIGASLQCLYILTYFHYAKEKRNIFVQTLGMVCVLCISWVYFSMIVPRESTQLSQLGLACSVFTITMYLSPLADLLEIMRNRSVERLSFSLTVATFFTSTSWTLYGLQLGDYYIMVPNIPGIATSLIRFFLFRLFNSASQDKQSYKSLQTRADLI from the exons ATGGATTTTCTGCAGTTGTTATCATGGGCGTGCATCGTGTTTACCATCGGCATGTTCTCCACAGGACT GACCGATTTGAAGAAAATGAGAGCCACTCAGAGTGCCGATAACGTCCAGTTCCTGCCTTTCCTTACCACGTGCTTAAA TAATCTAGGCTGGCTGTACTATGGGGTGCTGAAAAAGGATGGCACGGTGATGTTTGTTAATTCCATTGGTGCTTCTCTACAGTGTCTGTATATCCTCACCTACTTCCATTATGCCAAAGAGAAG AGGAATATATTTGTGCAGACACTgggcatggtgtgtgtgttgtgcatatCATGGGTGTATTTCAGCATGATTGTTCCTCGGGAAAGCACTCAGCTTTCGCAGCTCGGCCTCGCCTGCAGCGTCTTCACCATCACCATGTACCTGTCGCCACTTGCTGACCTG CTGGAGATAATGCGCAATCGTTCAGTAGAGCGTTTGTCCTTCTCCCTCACTGTTGCCACCTTCTTTACATCCACCTCCTGGACTCTGTATGGCCTTCAGCTGGGGGATTACTACATTATG gtgccCAACATCCCAGGTATTGCAACAAGTCTCATCCGTTTCTTCCTCTTCAGGCTGTTCAACTCTGCTAGTCAAGACAAGCAGTCTTATAAATCCCTCCAGACCAGGGCAGATCTAATCTAA